TCCCGAATATAGGTATATTGGCTCTACGAATAAGCCTAACCTTGGGAGACATTACAAGCATAGTATCTGAGCCTATGAATAAGGTTTCGGTAATTGTGTAATCGCCATCCGGTAAGAGAATATACCCTTTCTTATTTAACAGCTCTTGTATATAACCTGAGTTCATACAGAACCTCCTATAGCGGACATGTCATCGCTTTTATAATATATTATATTCTAATATATTATATATTTTACATTTTAAGGGCACTTTTTACAACGGCTGCATGCACTGGGTGCTGCTGCCATTCCTCCAAGCGCTGTCTCCTTTAATTCATTCGGAAGACTGCGCCCCACATTATACATAACTGCCACTGCTTCATCAAAAGGAACAATATGCTCTATACTGCTTAAAGCTATCTCGGCACAGACTAAGGCATTTGATACTCCCATGGCATTTCTCTGTTGGCAAGGTGCCTCCACAAGCCCTCCAATGGGATCACAGACAAGGCCTAATAGATTGGACAAGGCACTGGTTGCAGCATGCAGACATTGTCTTGGACTTCCGCCTAACAGCTCAGTTATTGCAGCGGCGGCCATGGCAGAAGCAGAGCCAACCTCCGCCTGACACCCACCTTCTGCTCCCGCTACCGTAGCGTTATGTGCAATTAGATAACCAATGGCGCCGGCATGGAATAATGCCTTAATCATATCACTGTCAGAGAAATGCATCTCTTCTTGTATCGCCAGAAGAGCACCCGGTATTACACCGGAAGAACCTGCGGTAGGTGCTGCGACTATCAGCCCCATAGAACTGTTAACTTCCAGCACTCCCATAGCATACATAATTGCCTTTGACATTAGATTACCGCATACAGATACATTTCCTGTTAAACGTCTGTTATTAATTTTAGCTGCTTCTCCTCCGATTAAACCGCCCATAGATTCGATTTTTTTAGC
The nucleotide sequence above comes from Anaerocolumna cellulosilytica. Encoded proteins:
- the sdaAA gene encoding L-serine ammonia-lyase, iron-sulfur-dependent, subunit alpha gives rise to the protein MNFKSGQALLEICDVKNISISDAMLLREVQFLGSEEAEVIKKMEHAWEIMKKSARHALAKKIESMGGLIGGEAAKINNRRLTGNVSVCGNLMSKAIMYAMGVLEVNSSMGLIVAAPTAGSSGVIPGALLAIQEEMHFSDSDMIKALFHAGAIGYLIAHNATVAGAEGGCQAEVGSASAMAAAAITELLGGSPRQCLHAATSALSNLLGLVCDPIGGLVEAPCQQRNAMGVSNALVCAEIALSSIEHIVPFDEAVAVMYNVGRSLPNELKETALGGMAAAPSACSRCKKCP